In Penaeus vannamei isolate JL-2024 chromosome 13, ASM4276789v1, whole genome shotgun sequence, the sequence TACTTGTACCTGAATCTTTACGAGACCATATAAATAATTCAAATACAGATTCAAGGAGTCTACAATCCAACCCAGTTTATATTAAGACATTTTCCATGCCTGTAATACTAGATATTTTGAGCAACCAGGGAAATAATCGTAAGTTCAAACCTCCATTATAGCGCAAGAAAGGCACTGCCTTTAGAGCTCCAGCAAAGGCTAACATATAGAGGACAGAGCTTGGGCTgtttgataaaattgataaaatgaaAGGGAAACCTACAAACAATACAGACAAttcttatgatcataatgatgacaagttggtccattttttcatcattttcactaatTTCTCATGTTAGATCATTTTAACATTTGCAATTTGAGTCATTTTTGCCATGCAAGAAAAGAATGTCTTTGAATTCAACAATCTATTGAGGTCATGCACTGTTTATCTAGTATTACACATATTAAAAGACTGTAATACAtaattaatatacaaataattacaCATGTCGCTGTCAGTCCTAAAATAAAGATTTAGTGTGATTTCAGAATGAAGTACCTGTTTCTCCAATAAATCAGTTAAGCATTTAAATCTACCTTTAAGAGGTATTTTCATCAAAAATCAGAATCCATTTATAGAAattgaacaaacaaataatatattatctattaaatatatacatatattttttcaaacaCCAAAATAAATTTTTCCTTCAGCTGCCACTGCTCTACAGTAATACCCAATAGATCATGCTAAGAACAGAgtgaataataatacaaaaccaCAATATATAATCTTATAAACAGGATATTTCCTCTgctaatgataattccttttcatttcaaccAAAACACCTAATAATCCccatgtaaaaaataaaattctcGAGAAACACTTCTCGAAATTTCCGACGCTTCAGTCTCCCCTCAAGACTACGCAAATgtgggggaaaaaatgaagactTGATTCATTACCTAACGACTATTTATTTCTCACACACAGTGGAATAGAAAAACCGAAGGAAAAGCCAAATCCTCACCGTATATGACAGCCAGGCCAGTCTCGTGCAAATACCTCGCCCTTCGGTATTTGAAGATCCATATCGTCACCACAGTTAGGATCAGTAAAAAGGTGTATAATAGGATATTCAAGCTGTCAATCCTATGCGTGTTCTGGTACTTCTCGTCTATTTCGAGATCCGTCCCCGTCGAGGGCTTGCCATTCACACTTtgaaggaggaacgaggaggaaagggcgaggaagagaggtcCTTCCCCTCCGACTCCTGCCATGGTGTGTTTACAACTGGGATCAATAAACCCCGAGGAACTGCGACCCgggacaaaaaacaaaagagcatcgatTTGGTCTCCCAGTACCCTTTCGCAAATATTCTTTTACCAACTACGTGTTATTTTAGGATTCGATTCTCCTTTTGACACTTAGCTTAGATTCCGACGGTTGATAGTTTGGGTAACTCTGACccggaggagaaaaataaatgaacatcgATCGTGACGCCTTCTTTTAAGAATCAAATGCTATTACGTTCCATATATTAGATACAGTGTCGTTATATCACAttcttcctatttattttccAATTGTTCGCTTTTACGTAAATAGCACCATCAGATCGAAAATGATGTCTGTCAATCACGTAAAAATGAGAGCATAGCGAAAGCCGTCCACGTAAAAGGGATCGAGAAGCGTATTGCACTCCTTATAATCAGTGATTATAAGTGCCGAAATTCTGACGAGACTGTAATCGTCACGGGATCCAAAAGTTGGCTTCCTCTTGATAAATACATTCGTAATTTGACACTTATCTCAGTTATGTTTACGGCGCACTCCGCATTTGAATACTGACTTCTCGTGACATccggtatgcatatatatggcgcgtgtgtgtgcgttcgtcttTATGCTTCTGAATGCCAATTCATAATTCACATTGCTATGACTAACCATGCAATTTCTGATCAATGCTACAGTTAACAGGAATTATTTACAAAATTACATAATCATTGTATATCATGTATCGGACGCGGGCATTTCTCTTTTTAATGCAAAATTTCTCTGTTGGTAAATGCATTCATATgtttgtcattaaaaaaaaatcatgtgttaCCAGATTTGGCAGTTCATGAATATCAATAATCTTAAATGATTTTACTTCAGACTTTTTGACTACATTAACAAATAAGTTCATGCATGTGCACAGACACGCattgcacgcgcacacacgcacttatacacttacacacacacactctctctcactcacacacacacacatacacacacacacagacacatgtatatatacatatgtatatatatatatacatatatatatatatatatatatatatatatatatatatatacatatatatatatatatatatatatatatatatatatatatatatatatatatatatatatatatatgtgtgtgtgggtgtgtgtgtgtgtgtgtgtgtgtgtgtgtgtgtgtgtctgtgtgtgtgtgtgtgtgtgtgtattatatatacacatacaagctgtatgtgtatatttacaaattatatatacatacctgtatatatgtatatgaattatgagtgtgtgtgtgtgtatgtatgtatatatataaatatatgtatatatatatatatatatatatatatatatatgtatgtatgtatgtatgtatgtatgtatatacatatacaaatatgtatgtttatatacatgtatgtctccTAGCTATACTTATTTTGTCTTCATGGCAGACTGCTGTAAATCATTCTCCACAAAGCACAGGTGTGTTTGCTTATTATTAGATTTGTCATTCTCTAATGAACTGAATGGTGTAAGTTGGACCCAGTCGATCAGatgtgaaatctctctctctctctctctctctctctctctctctctctctctctctctctctctctctctctctctctctctctctctctctctctctctctctctctctctctctctctctctctctctctctctctctttctttctctctctctctctctccctccctctctctctctctctctctctctctctctctctctctcactctctctctctctctcttaaaatcataataagaGCAGTGTCTGGGTTGAACTAAGACACAATTATCAAAATGTATTCACGCGTTTTAGCTCTACAACCTACGGTCTTTTCTCTCCGTATATGACACTACAAAAGGCACAGTTGTGGTAATATACGTAATCAGCTGATtgacatatgaaaaaaaatgtgaataacgATTTCAACGGCATTAATGATACCGCcatacttgtaataataataatgatgatatcaacataaATACTTATACCTAGCTGTATAATCTTCACGCCTTTCATTAAGCATGTTGGAAAAACTCGACAACCTATAAGAATGCAATGTTATTTTGCAATGCCAAGATTGCAGAAGGGTGTATGTCCTCGCTGCTGGGTTctctttaaacaaaaaaaaaagtattaatgaaAAACTAAGGCATTATTTTCTTAGACTCAGAGAATGCTCTACAAGTTTTGAATATTCGTGTCAAAGGTCCTGGAAAGGATGTATTTGTattgatacacacagacacacacacacaacacacacacacacacacacacacacacacacacacacacacacacacacacacacacacatatatatatatatatatatatatatatatatatatatatatatatatatatatatatatgtgtgtgtgtgtgtgtgtgtgtgtgtgtgtgtgtgtgtttattgatgcTATACCTTTTTTGTGGATCCCGAAGTCCTCGGTATGGATAAAGTTTATGATGGTAGGTCGGTGTAGTTTACGCCATGTTGGAGAAATGTTTATAGTGAAGCATAAACAATTGCACTCTAGAAGTTGTTCTGCTATGTATAAACCTACCACGTTATATAAGAGCATAGTCTTATGGCTATATTCCGAACGCATAAAAGTTTTCTCAATCTTAAGGAGGCTAGCTATAACGtacaaaagtaaataataaaaaaaacacttgtgGGTGAAAATACAAACACTAGGATATATTTCCATtgtataatttattcattaatttagtaACATCCATGATGGTGAACATAACCTATGTCGGTACgtgataatttagataattactTGGTACACATAAattaaaatatgataaacataaatgaaaataacgatttcAAAGGTAATTATGATACCTACCatactgctaatagtaataatagaaccaatcatagaaaaacaacaataacaacaataacaatagagataaccTGAAAAGTTGGCAGTGGTGAAGATGTGCATAAAAGACAGTAACGATACTATGTCAATGAGctctgataaaaaaatatatatatatatatatatatatatatatatatatatatatatatatatatatataagaataacatatatatatataataatgataataatatatcttAGAGGGAATTTTGAAAGGTCTAAATATCATGGCACCAATAGCGCGGCGTCTCTGTATCCTGATGTCCTTATCTCATCAGCTTCATCAAGAGATACATCATATCCGGAATAGACAAagagtcagaaagagacagacatatgtaaattgagagagagagagagagagagagagagagagagagagagagagagagagagagagagagagagagagagagagagagagagagagagagatgagagagagagagagaggttgggggggggggtgtatgtatgtgtgtgtgcatgtatgtatatatataatgtatatatatatatatatatatatatatatatatatatatgtatatatatatatgtatatatatatgtatatatatatatatatatatatatatatatatatatatatatatatgtgtgtgtgtgtgtgtgtttgtgtgtgtgtatatgcgcgcgcgtgtgtgtgtgtgttgtgtgtgtgtgtgtgtgtgtgtgtgtgtgtgtgtgtgtgtgtgtgtgtgtgtgtgtgtgtgtgtgtgtgtgtgtgtgcgtgtgtgtgtgtgagtgtgtgtgtgtgcgtgtgcgtgcgcgtgtgtgtgtgtgtgtgtgtgtctatatatatatatatatatatatatatatatatatatatatatatatatacatacatatatatatatatatatatatatatacatacatatatatatatatatatatatatatatatatatatatatatatatatatatagagagagagagagagagagagagagagagagagagagagagagagagagagaaagagagagagagagagagaggcagggagacagaACGAATCATCAGAGCGAAAGCGCCCTCCCTACGTATGCATAAAGATGGCGTCATGAGCCCTGCGCCATCCGGCCATCCTGCTGAACATCCTGAAGGACGGCTCGTTATCCTTCTCCACATAGGCGTGGGGGACGTAGCCCTGGCCGGCCATGCCCCTCCCCGCCGCCTCCACCACCAGCTGAGCGAGGCCCCTCCGTCGCTGCTCTGGCTCCGTCATGAGGGCTGCCAGGGCGCCGTACTGAAGGCACGTCACCCACGCCAGGGGCTTCCGATCCTGCGGGCCGGAGGGCATGGCGTCCGCGTCCACCAGCGAGTCCTGCGAAGCGCCCTCGTCCTCGTACACGCCGGCGGAGGAGGAACCCCGAGCCAGCTGGAGGATCTCGTCCACGTCGCGGTGCGTGTGGTGCTTGCTCGTGGCCAGCATGTGGGCGACGCCGACGCGACCCAGCTTGCACACGCGGAGGCCGGCGCTGCTCCTGGGGG encodes:
- the LOC113829203 gene encoding uncharacterized protein, which translates into the protein MAEEPFVAAENLLLLAEKIQGDFPYSASVYNSLLFHARNHARSFKFHTLRGRPESHVILWINEDKSEIGVHAKPDEIPLLKEALTKTRLLAWQTGRRLCIYNVQDYLTETVQDVATSKLGAPLLLGSVYTFVREVEKFPPLRSSAGLRVCKLGRVGVAHMLATSKHHTHRDVDEILQLARGSSSAGVYEDEGASQDSLVDADAMPSGPQDRKPLAWVTCLQYGALAALMTEPEQRRRGLAQLVVEAAGRGMAGQGYVPHAYVEKDNEPSFRMFSRMAGWRRAHDAIFMHT